DNA sequence from the Scophthalmus maximus strain ysfricsl-2021 chromosome 1, ASM2237912v1, whole genome shotgun sequence genome:
ctcttcgtcctcctcctcttcctcctcctccacctcctcttcctcctcctccccctcctccctctcctcttcctcctcctccacctcctcttcctcctcctccccctcctccctctcctcatcctcctcatcctcctcctccttcctcgtcctcctcctcttcctcgtcctcctcctcctccctctcctcttcctcctcgtcctcctcctcttcctcctcctccacctcctcttcctcctcctccccccctcctcctcctcctcctcctcctccttcctcgtcctcctcctcatcctcctcatcctcctcctcctcctccttgtacCTGGTCAAGGTGACTGTGACTGCTCGGAGGGGAGGAAGTGGGTGTGGGCGGTGCCGTGTTGTGTATGTAGGGCAGCGGAGAGCGGGAGACAGAACCCCCGGGTGTATTCTCACATCGTGTCAGACAGAAGGAAACTTCCTCCCCAGGTTTGGCCCAGTTTTATTCAGACGAGGGGTTAATGATGAAGGGAAAGCAACAGGACGGCGGGGGGCAACCGGTGATCCGGTAATGTCAATTTTGGAGCtattttgagtttgtgtgtccGGGTGGGCAGGAGTGTATCTCCTCACATGTTTGGTTGCATTCATCAGGGATTCATCTCCATGCCAGACACATCACCACCATCTATTTTTAGAGCATGTCCACcctggacagtgtgtgtgtgtgtgtgtgtgtgtgtgtgtgtgtgtgtgtgtgtgtgtgtgtgtgtgtgtgtgtgtgtgtgtgtgtgtgtgtgtgtgtgtgtgtgtgtgtgtgtgtgtgtgtgtgtgtgtgtatgagtgtgtgtgtgtgttttcatgattATGTGCACCagtaggacagtgtgtgtgtgtgtgtgtgtgtgtgtgtgtgtgtgtgtgtgtgtgtgtgtgtgtgtcttcatgatTATGTGCACCagtaggacagtgtgtgtgtgtgtgtgtgtgtgtgtgtgtgtgtgtgtgtgtgtgtgtgtgtcttcatgatTATGTGCACCagtaggacagtgtgtgtgtgtgtgtgtgtgtgtgtgtgtgtgtcttcatgatTATGTGCACCagtaggacagtgtgtgtgtgtgtgtgtgtgtgtgtgtgtgtgtgtgtgtgtcttcatgatTATGTGCACCagtaggacagtgtgtgtgtgtgtgtgtgtgtgtgtgtgtgtcttcatgatTATGTGCACCagtaggacagtgtgtgtgtgtgtgtgtgtgtgtgtgtgtgtgtgtgtcttcatgatTATGTGCACCagtaggacagtgtgtgtgtgcacacttgcTTTTAAGTCTGAGTTAGAAGCCCGAGATCTGAGGTTTGTGCCAGTCGGTGAACAGGGAACATGAGCGCGTGTCCGATCACGTACCACCTGCTGCAAAGAACCCCCACTCCCCtcctgagaaacaaacagaaacaacgTATCTCCCTTCACCAGATAAGCTCTGGTGTTAGCTGCTGgtgctcttttatttttagcGTCATGGAGCGGTCGCACTGGGTTCGTCTCTGGTGCCAGGAGGTGTCGGGTTCAGTTCTGTGTTGAACTAAAACCTGATGGGGCCAATCACCAACACTCCTATCAAGTCCTGCTCTGGCACAACTGATCCAGACCTAAAATATAAAgtaagtaaaaaacaacaacaacatctgtatTGAACCACACCCAAATTTGCATCAGCAGCGCCAGCTGCCCCTTCACCGGTCAAGCAAAGTGGACGCTCGATCGGTGAAGTGGTGTTTGTACTGATCTTAGTCCGACCCCCGACCTGTACCAGGGTCCGTGTcccacctgccccccccccaccctgacCCCTATATGGCCCAAACACTGAGATCTTGCAcgccaaaaaaaatccaatgatTGTAATAGGACgagaaccaaaacaaacaaaaacgacAAAGACTCAAAATGAGGTAATTCGAACTCAATCGATCTCCAGGAAATTGAAAAAACTCAAAAGTGAAGAtaacaaacaacagaacaaatcaAAAGGAACTCAAATAACTTCCAAAGTACAATCATTGGAACAAAAAACTACCGAAAAACGCCAAACACAAACCCAGTCATGGGAAACAGATAGAAATGATCTGTAATCTAAAGGAAGAAGACGTCGCCgaaatgagaaaaatactaATCAAAGCCAAAACCGGAACAAAACATATAAACGGTCCTCAACAGTAAAGAGGACACGTGGTACCGCCTGCATGGTGGTATGATGATGGATGTATGAGCCCATGCttgctgtataaataaacttgacccGACTATTCTTGTGgggcagtcacacacacactcgagggCCAATGGGAACCACTGACTGATAACAGCTCCCTGATGCTGAGAGCAAAAAGCCAAACGCTTCTGGGTAAGTGCACAGAAAGAGGTTGTTTGCCATCTGATGGGAGCGTCATGTCAGAGAAGTTCCTTTATCGCGGCCTCCCTCGACCATCCCATCAGACAACCGTCAAGAGACACGAAATCTGCTCCCTTTCATTTCACACAATCAGCGGAGTCCCCGTTGCCTCTCTTCGTACAAAGAGGGGAAATCACCGCCACGCTCACTTGTTGTCTGTCTCATCAGCGGGACGGATCAGTACTGCTGATGATGTGTTCAAGTCTTTAtaaaggaggaaatgaaagaagagcGCGGACAATGGGTCTCAGCCCCCAACAAAGAAGAATATGGAAAGCACATTCACCCTCCTTTCATCCTGCTGCATAATGAAAGACGAGCAGGCAGGCGATTCCTGTCTGACCTTTTCTTGTTCCCGAGGTTACCCCAGAGACATCCACTCTTTCAAGGAACACAGACTTCCTCGGATCTAAAGGCCGgctgaagagagggaggagaagactTTCCCAACATAGATGACAGAAGCCGCCGGTGTCAGACGTTGAAATGCCGTAGCATTTAGAAAATTTGAGAAATGGGAGATGAAGTTCATGTTCGATAAGGTTCCTTGTGTTTGACCGACCGACCTCGACATCGCTGCAACAATTGGAGCTGAATAGGTTTTGACGTGGGCAACATGGTGTGGATCGATACTCCGTTCAGGACCAGAGCATCCTGGAGTCAAGGCTTCCAAAGCTGATTAAAAACCAGACgacccacctcctctcctcggGCTCAGAGGCCTCGGGTTGAGTCACGGCACCTCGTGACCTCACCGAGACGTCGAGGACCACTCGGTGCTCCTCCGCAGACAAGACGGGGCGGTATCCAAGACAACCGCCTGATGTTATCCTTGTAACGTCCCACCATCTCACTTGTTAGCTCTTCTGTCCAGACTCAACGATGTTACAAGTGTCTCACTCAGACATCCTCAATGACGTCCGCCGTTCGAGCGTCTCGACATGTCTGCAGTCCATTGACGAGGCACTACAGAGCGCAGTTAACAGTCGGGCACTGATGGAAATACTGCGGGAGTCTTTCATCACTTGGCTACAAGAGCAATCCAGGGCTGATTTCTCGGAGCAATCAAACGGTCCAAGTGATGAGCTGAACGAAGGCACAAGATGTACTGTGGTGAAGAAGGGTTCTGTGGAGCACCGACACGTTGGTGCCTGAGACCTTCCATCTCCAAAATGAGTTCAGTCAATCAGTCGCACTTCACTTTGAGTTCAGTGAGTCGAACACTACTTACACTTCACTCATTGTAGAAAAAGCTGAAACTCTTTATACACctcacatttgtgtttctgtgtgataTCAAAGTACGAACAGTAGTACAGTACTGCACTTGCATGGATCTCGCTAGAGCTGTAACaggtaatcgattagtaatcgcagactattttgataatcgatgaattgGTTCGAgtagttttgatgaaaaaaaagtacaaattctttgatttcagcttcttcaatgtgaatattatttgtattttctggtttctttgctcctctgtgacagtaaactgaacgTCTTTGgtgtatggacaaaacaaaacatcatcttggagtttggggaaacacgatcaacgtttttcaccattttatgaacaaacaactaatcgattaatccagaaaataatcaacagattaattgatcgttagttgcagccctagaacTCGCAAAGGCTCAGATTGGTAATCTGTAGATTAATGTTGAAATTTTTAAGGGaacaaatgttaaatttttaataatgacatttatgttatatttttcaGTGCTGTCAACATCGCAAACTGTCCATTGTATTCCAGTGGAGGCAGATATCTCTACCTTaacaataaatgtaatttattattaggATTATTTTACCTCCAAATCTTACGATGAGTCAATGTTGCATTATTACTAAACAGTGTCCACTGTGCAGACCGTCCACAACAGATCACTGAATAAGGACATTTGACAGATGATACTTTGACATTTAGCAGATGTTGATATCTACATGAGCTTGTATGAAGGGAGTTTTTCCTCCCTGGTGATAATATTTGACGTCTGTCAATATTTCTTCCAGGGCTGAGGACATTCATTGTATCACGTGGTGTCTTGTGTTGTCTGACTCCCATCATGCTCAGCTCACCACCTGGTGGACACAATGAGACATGACGCCAGCTCGACTTCCTCATCAGGAGGAAGAACTGGATTCAATTCTTTATCTactgaagaaacacacacacacacacacacacacacacacacacttcactgtcaCTGACACTCCTTCCATCAGGAGTGCATATTCATATATGAACAAGAAAGTGTGgactatgattaaaaaaaagacttgtttggatttggatacaggatttatttgtcataCTAATGTGCAGAAATGCAAACTCTCTGTgtgtacagtcacacacacacacacacacacacacacacacactgctctgctgcagtgcCGGGTAATGAAAAATTCACAGTTAAagtttggaaaaacaacaaaaactaattaTTACTGACTAAGAGTTTAACAGTCAAAAACCTGGAACGTTTGTCGAATCCAGTGACGTACATTGTACTGTCACTCCTCCACTGTCCATCTCCCGCAGCCTGCCCCCTCGGATCAGTACCTCGGTtcgtctgtcagcaggatgaggacgggacgtgggccaagaaagactttttcacagatttcccagggaatcattcgtggatcttgatgaaaacaatcaggcGTATTTCAGAGGGCTGACGTCCGTGAGTTTGTGCAAATTTGCTGCGGACCCAAAGTAAAAAATCTGGATCCAggagatttaaatgtggtttcacgAGGGGCTTGTCGGAGGTCTGTGCTCTGGCATCTGTCGGTAGTAGGAGAAGTGGAACAGTTGTAATGTTCCAAACTACAAGAGGAAGCACTGAATACGTGTCAGTTATTACCtagagaaacaaacaattaaacaaaatcTTGAATATCATCAAAAAATATTGGCAGATTTGTTCCTAACATGTTGCCGTTTGCCTCAAAGACacgaaacataaaaaaacaaaaaactgttatttCCACTCATTCATcccacataaatacacacacacacacacacacacacacacacagaggaggtcATCTGGAGGTGTCGGCGGGCTGCGCGGTGCTTCTCTCATTTGAGGGCCTgccagatgatgatgatgaggatggtgagCACCAGCGACATCACCATGGCCAACATGCACATCCTCTTACGGGACTTCCTCTGCAGAAGACAGACATCACGTCAGAGGGTGGAGGACAGCACATCTCATTGAACTACAGTAAATGAATCCTAGCGTACAGGTATGAAACAAGCTGATGGtattccatctttttttatatatgtcaAAAGCACACAAATGATCCAAAGCAACAAAGTGTGGGTGAGTCTAAATACTCCAGGACCTGTGGTtgctaaatatttcatttaacttTTGAAAAATACTAATTAATATCCTACAACATCTGGTTCATTTAGGCTTctaaaaaaatgtgactgtgtgtgtgtgtgtgtgtgtgtgtgtgtgtgtctctcagagGAGTGAGAGTGGCATCACCTCATCGTTGGTTTGGTCTTTCCATTGGATGTCAAATATCACAAGACTTTTCCTTAACGTTTCTTATGATTTGATGATTTCTTAAATGCGACTTCTGTCCTTTTCAAATCTTTACACAgtgttgtctcctcctcctctctcctacCTGGTGATAAGACGCCTTCTGCAGCTGCACCGCTCCTCTGTCCACATGCACCTCAGCGCTCTCCACGTTGGCCTCGATGCTGTCTGGAAGTGGGAGCACAGTCGGTGTCAACGCACGCGTCTGAACGATGAACCCCGATTTTCCTCTGACTTACCGATCATATCTCCCTGGTCGTGGATCATCACGGCCAGGTCCTTGAAGATCTGGTTCACGTCCATGATGTCGGCCTGGAGCGGGGGAGGAGTGACTGTGTGAACAGAGCTACTCGGTGACAGTGTCGATGTGTCCGTTTGAATGTCAAGCGAATTTTAAGCGAACTTTTGAAAGttcacaaaaaggaaaatgcgaATTAcgtttccatcaactggtttgGAGCAACGACGACGGTAGAGGAGACACAGCTCGGGACAGAGTGACACTTTTCTGTTCATACCTCCATCTGCCTGATgttggtctctctctccttgatGAGCTCCAGGTCCTCCTCTGTGACGACGGGCTCCTCAGTCTGAGTCTGACTCCACTCATCTTCCCTGTTCCATCATCATACACATCCAGCTTCATATAACACTTTGATGTTATTAACTTTACTCATCTAGTCGACTTGCACTTTCTTTTGTCTACATGCTAAGATAAGCGAGTAGTAGACAAGTAGTGCTTTTTGAAACAAATCCAACTTTTTTATCTTATATAGATCCCACAAGGGAGGTCATAttccttaaaaaatatataaatctattaaatgtattattcaatCATACGTAAGGAGAACAGGCTTGATAATGGATATTTGAGGCTCATAATATCAACATATTTTAACCCGAAAACAATGTACTGgacaatattcattttattatgcGTCAATACTTTTCTTGAATTCTATACTTAAAGAATTGCGACCCAGACatatagattattattattattactggtAATATACGGTCTAATGCTGTAAATGTTATgagtgccctctgctggacgaACTGTGTAATGGGTGacttttcttattattatcttattattgGCCAGTATTTCCACAATAGGCTAAAAGCGGATCATATTGCTGGTGTCACCCATATTGGAAATTTCTCATTATGATGTGACATCATTTACATTTGGATACAGAGAAAACATTCTCCCTCCCAGCCAGAGGTGTGTCAGTGCggactgttcctttaaaatATCTCTGCGCTAACTGCACAAAGAACTATACGGTCGGGGCCAaaggtcaaatatttaaaatgaatgcagaaGAAACTTACTTTTCAAACGTAACCAGCGTTTCGCTCACATTTCCTCCGTCTCCCTGTCGACGGTAACGAACAAACACAAgtgtaaattcatttttaacaggAGTAATTCAAGATGTAATGTTTCTGGCTGTGAAACAGTTTGTGTCTGATCTGCACCGTGACTCTGGATCCGGCTCGAGCTCTGGCCAccgtctccttctctttctcagtGGCGCTGCGCTGCACCGCCTGGAAGTTGTTGAGGGCCGCGGAGAAGTCGCTCATCAAGCGCTCCCTCTGCAGCTTCTGCTGCCtctggagggaagaggaaaaggaaaggagagaataAAGTTTTATGCATCTTCTTCTTAATCAGCTGAGATTCACGAGACTCGTGCGTAGCTGAAGGTTCAGAACCACGGACAGCACAATGGATAGGTGCAGCGCTGTCCATGGTTctgaaacaacagaggagaTCGATAcgcagacagaaggacagacagagagacagacagacagacagacagacggacagacagagagacagacaagcagacagacagacagacagacagacagagagacagacagacagacaaagagaaagagaggcagacagacagagagacagagagagagacagacagacagacaggcagacagacagagagacagacagacagacagacagacggacagacaggcagacagacagacagacagacagacagacagagagacagacagacagtcacacagacagacaaagagaaagagaggcagacagacagagacagaaagacagacagtcacacagacagacagagagacagacagacagacagtcacacagacagacaaagaaaaagagaggcagacagacagacagaaagagacagacagacagacagacaaagagaaagagaggcagacagacagagagacagagagagagacagacagacagacaggcagacagacagagagacagagagagagacagacagacagacagtcaaacagacagagacagacagacagacagacagagagacagagagagagtcagacagacagacaggcagacagacagacaggcaggcagacagacagacaggcagacaggcagacagacagacaggcagacagacagacaaagagaaagacagacaggcagacaggcagacagacagacagacagacaggcagacagacaggcagacaggcagacagtcagacaggcagacaggcagacagacagacaggcagacagacagacagacaggcagacaggcagacaggcaggagtAAACGCCCTGAGGAAATGAGGCAGTGTTGAGAGCACGCTGCCACGTGATTGGCTGACTGGACAACTGCATGAATAAGCAGCTTTGTGGTTGAATGCCGgcatcacaaaaaacaactgaagcAAAATCCATGAATCATCTTTGGTATTGAACAAACACACTCTATCATATGTTCGCTGGTATATTACAAACAAaagtattgtattttattcggttctaatttatttattttaagttgtATTGTGCtttaatgtctgctggaatgttaaaaaagaaagaagttcagtgttataaaaatattaataaattttacttttgtaattgattttacCCTggaaatatacacaaaaaaagttttttaaaaatttaataaattttaaaaaagcacatttaggcGATTATATTTATGCAATTGTGAAAAAAtaggcaaaataaatgaaaaactgaaaagaaaaaaaacctgaagtaTTCAGCCTtcggccaagtgtttcattAATGTGGGTCTCAGTTTCTGCCAACAATTTCCATTTCGGTACATCCCTATCCCTACAACACGTGGTTTTTGGAATAACATGTATGTTCATTTACACGTGAAGATGTAAGTTTGATCGACTCAGTGattgaaagcagcagcagactgaccTGCTCTGATGGAGACAGAGGTGGGGGCCGAGCGCCGAGCTCCTTCAGGTGTCTGTTGGTCTCTTTAGCCAGCTGGTTGGTGTagtgctggagctgctggctgcaggggagcaacacacacacacacacacacacacacacacacacacacacacagtgaacaccaACTGGCCACGAAGTGCATCTAACAATCAAAACACGCATGTGAGTTTACGTGGCATCACAGcggcagtgagcgattttcaGCGCAGACCGCACAaacgtaaatgattcaatctgaagtagaagaagaagaagagtacgaatatgatccagaagagacgtcatcatgtcagttactgttacatatgaatcataacatgtgatgtcacacggtggtaaaacactgacacatgctgatggagccgctgaggttctTGCTCATGACGACGtcgtttagtgaaagtggagtcggattctctgagcagcgctgtcggcttctCCTAAGTCTAATGAATCCTCCATTACACCTTTCCTggacctcatgacattttccacagaggtcaaggaatagtagagaggaaggacgatcTGTATCCAACCTCCCCTGCCCGAGGCTGTGGGGTTTCGCGGCCCCGCCGCCGGTGTAGTAAATTCATCAAGAACACCAACAAAGAATGAGACGATCTTTCTCCCGaaaaaatcacttactgcccctttaaaaagCCAGGACTGTAGATACTCACAGCCGCTCCTGGAGCCCTGAGGTTTCCTGTCTCGTCCCCAGTTGAAGGAGGAGATGTTTGATCTGACCAGCTGCAGAGCGAAGGAGCCACgtcagtaaatgtgtgtgtgtgtgtgtgtgtgtgtgtgtgtgtgtgttggacactCACAGTTGTGGTTGATCTTCTGGATGTTGAAGGTACAGGCCTGGACCAGGCTGCTCGTGTCCCGTGGCTGGGACCAGCTGCTGTCTGCTCTCATCGAGGACATCTTGGCtctgtcgccccctggtggccgctCGCACACCgctcagtaacacacacacacttaacacaacctgaacacaacaacaacaacattatagTATTTGTCCATTTCACTGCATTTCAGCGTTTACAATACATTATCTTTCTTCTTTaaccccgtgtgtgtgtgtgtgtgtgtgtgtgtgtgtgtgtgtgtgtgtgtgtgtgtgtgtgtcttgaaaCACTCCTGGTTGTTTTCAGAAAATTGCAAGTAAATGAATGAAGTTTGATGCTGAACTCTCAATGTTTTTACAAAACTGTTAAGAAAACAGCAGTtgatgctatatatatatatatatataaaatcatatatatatagaattaTATAGTTGGCTATATGTCCATAAAACGTAACATATTGCACCTTTAAGGGAAATTTGAAGAAATCTGTATctacacaataataataactattaaTCATAGTGGCCCAATACAAGTAGTGCAGTGAAAcgttcaattaaaaaaaaatctaatttgtatAAAATAAGAACATGTAACTGTAAATGTCATCTTTTTCATAAACTTGGACAATTCATTTAAAGCTGATGGGCCCTAAAATAAACCAATCACACTCGAGCCCCACAGATATGGATTTGTCGAGGCTGAtaccgatatcgatattagtgAGTAaaagattcccgataccgatacatcggccgatatatgtATGATTCAAAGATGTGGTCATCAAACCTggatgacaaagaaaagtaattgAGTCTTGATAGTTTAGTTTAACCAGACtctgtctgtgaaaggctcatatcggacGATATTATCGATCGGGCTCTAAAACACATCAATGCAATAAAAGTAATGTGTTCCGAGtccggcaacaacaacaacaacaacaacaacaacaacaacaacaacagcagcagcagctgtgtgtgtctctccgtTGTGTTCAGGTCGAAGCGGCTCGTGATCAACAACACAGGCCGGCATCAGCTCATCACgtggattcattcattcactcccAGACAGTTcgagaaggaaaaaatataaataaagaaagaaagaataataagaataagaaaagaatAAGAATATAATAGAGCCGCTCGCACACACATGATTAAAAACCGACTCTCATCGAA
Encoded proteins:
- the stx12l gene encoding syntaxin-12, which codes for MSSMRADSSWSQPRDTSSLVQACTFNIQKINHNSGQIKHLLLQLGTRQETSGLQERLQQLQHYTNQLAKETNRHLKELGARPPPLSPSEQRQQKLQRERLMSDFSAALNNFQAVQRSATEKEKETVARARAGSRVTGDGGNVSETLVTFEKEDEWSQTQTEEPVVTEEDLELIKERETNIRQMEADIMDVNQIFKDLAVMIHDQGDMIDSIEANVESAEVHVDRGAVQLQKASYHQRKSRKRMCMLAMVMSLVLTILIIIIWQALK